Proteins encoded together in one Halothermothrix orenii H 168 window:
- a CDS encoding glycosyltransferase: MFLNLSQDLKFGAIAGKMAGVEKIIYRRGSAIPIKDRFYNKFLLNSCVTDIIANSRATKKTILQNTGDWLNEEKITVIYNGIKIGDIDKRSKSGGSIRKELGINAETTLIANVGQLTPQKGHKYLFRAVKILSEKVKDFKILVIGTGELENELKNMVERMEISGYVVFTGFRDDVYSILSEVDLVLHTPLWEGFCYVVAEAMALARPVVCTDVSNIGEIMIDGETGYLARAKDPDDIARNTVKMLNNPDKNKFGDKGRQVIEDNFTFEKMIREIEDLILQ, from the coding sequence ATGTTTTTAAATCTTTCCCAGGATTTAAAATTTGGAGCAATTGCGGGAAAGATGGCAGGTGTGGAGAAGATAATTTACAGAAGGGGTAGTGCCATTCCTATAAAAGATAGGTTTTATAATAAATTTTTATTAAATAGCTGTGTTACTGATATTATTGCTAATTCCCGGGCTACTAAAAAGACTATATTACAGAATACCGGGGACTGGCTTAATGAAGAAAAAATTACGGTTATATACAATGGTATTAAAATAGGAGATATTGATAAAAGGAGTAAAAGTGGTGGAAGTATTAGAAAAGAGCTTGGGATAAATGCCGAAACTACTTTGATTGCTAATGTGGGTCAATTAACTCCCCAGAAAGGGCATAAATATTTATTTAGGGCTGTTAAAATACTCAGTGAAAAAGTTAAAGATTTTAAAATACTGGTTATAGGTACAGGGGAACTTGAGAATGAGTTAAAAAATATGGTAGAACGCATGGAAATAAGTGGTTATGTGGTTTTTACCGGCTTCAGAGATGATGTTTATAGTATTCTATCTGAGGTTGATCTGGTGCTTCATACCCCTTTATGGGAAGGTTTTTGTTATGTAGTGGCTGAGGCGATGGCCCTTGCCAGACCTGTTGTCTGTACTGATGTTAGTAATATTGGCGAGATTATGATTGACGGGGAAACGGGCTATCTGGCCAGGGCGAAAGACCCTGATGATATAGCCAGAAATACAGTAAAAATGTTGAATAACCCGGATAAGAATAAATTTGGTGACAAAGGCCGACAAGTAATTGAAGATAATTTTACATTTGAAAAAATGATACGTGAAATAGAAGACTTGATCTTGCAGTAA
- a CDS encoding glycosyltransferase family 2 protein: protein MAENSIGALVLTYNEEDNIKDCLESIKWVDEIVVVDSYSDDDTIDICKEYTDKVYARKFDNFSSQRNFGLGKLKTDWVLVVDADERVTPELKEEIYGALQSGPFLAYQVPRKNYFLGRWIKYCGWYPDYTLRLFKVSEGDYKFSGKVHEDVRVNGKVGILKNPLVHLTYRDLSSYIKKMDLYSTLWAEEKFKKGKEVGLLYILLRPPVEFIKKYFLKRGFLSGSEGFILSIVSSYYVFLKYAKLWEQNKSLSGAEDH from the coding sequence ATGGCAGAAAATAGCATTGGGGCCCTGGTTTTAACTTATAATGAAGAGGATAATATAAAGGACTGCCTGGAGAGTATTAAGTGGGTAGATGAAATTGTAGTGGTGGATTCCTATAGTGATGATGATACCATTGACATATGTAAGGAATATACAGATAAGGTTTACGCTCGTAAGTTTGATAACTTCTCGTCCCAGAGGAATTTTGGCCTGGGTAAATTAAAAACAGACTGGGTTCTGGTGGTTGATGCCGATGAGAGGGTTACTCCTGAGTTGAAGGAGGAAATATATGGTGCCCTGCAGAGTGGCCCATTTTTGGCCTATCAGGTTCCCCGTAAAAATTATTTCCTCGGTAGATGGATAAAATACTGTGGCTGGTATCCTGATTATACTTTAAGGCTGTTCAAGGTATCTGAGGGGGACTATAAGTTTTCCGGTAAGGTTCATGAGGATGTCAGGGTCAACGGGAAAGTTGGTATTCTAAAAAACCCCCTGGTTCACCTCACCTACCGGGATTTATCAAGTTATATTAAAAAAATGGACCTCTATAGTACTCTCTGGGCGGAGGAAAAATTTAAAAAAGGTAAAGAAGTTGGCCTTTTATATATTTTGCTGAGACCCCCTGTTGAGTTTATTAAAAAATATTTTCTGAAAAGGGGATTTCTTTCTGGTTCAGAAGGGTTTATATTATCTATTGTGTCTTCATATTATGTGTTTTTAAAATATGCCAAGCTATGGGAGCAAAATAAAAGCCTGTCAGGAGCTGAAGACCATTGA
- the rfaQ gene encoding putative lipopolysaccharide heptosyltransferase III, which translates to MTGQKPSIPDHIQKAKRILIIDLLYLGDLIFATPFIRNLRYNYPDARIDMVVNSNFHDIIAGNPYLDNIYPYDKKWDLKESFAFARGLKANNYDVGLNIHGNWRTALLLKLINPRSTAGFATRGRGIFLDKKLKPAGGCHMVEVYLDFLEELGLNIKNKDLELRLDKTAEDNMIAFLRKNGVRGKEHLVGINTGGTWPAKRWPGERFAALADRLQKEYEGVRVIFTGGPGDVDRVYSIIKKMETEPVVAAGKTTLPELVALVRLCDVVISGDTGPVHVSAAVGTPTLTLFGPSDEVKYRPYGTEHRIIYRDIDCRPCGQQECPEGHHRCLREISVDEVFEEIKKSGWF; encoded by the coding sequence ATGACCGGACAGAAACCATCGATACCAGACCATATCCAGAAAGCTAAAAGAATCCTTATCATAGATTTGCTCTACCTGGGTGATTTAATCTTTGCCACCCCCTTTATACGGAATTTAAGATATAATTATCCTGACGCCAGAATTGATATGGTGGTTAACAGTAATTTTCATGATATAATAGCCGGTAATCCCTACCTGGATAATATCTATCCATATGATAAAAAATGGGATTTAAAGGAATCGTTTGCTTTTGCCAGAGGACTTAAGGCTAACAATTATGATGTGGGTTTAAATATTCATGGGAACTGGAGGACAGCCCTGTTATTAAAGTTAATAAATCCCCGGTCTACTGCCGGATTTGCCACCAGGGGTCGGGGTATCTTTTTGGATAAAAAGCTAAAACCTGCCGGGGGTTGTCATATGGTGGAAGTTTACCTCGATTTTTTAGAGGAACTGGGGCTTAATATCAAGAATAAAGATTTAGAACTGAGGCTTGATAAAACCGCTGAAGATAATATGATTGCCTTTTTAAGGAAAAATGGCGTCAGGGGTAAAGAGCATCTGGTGGGAATTAATACCGGTGGAACCTGGCCTGCTAAACGCTGGCCCGGGGAGAGGTTTGCAGCCCTGGCCGACAGGCTTCAGAAAGAATATGAAGGGGTCAGGGTTATATTTACTGGAGGGCCGGGAGATGTGGACAGGGTTTACTCCATTATCAAAAAGATGGAAACAGAGCCAGTGGTGGCTGCAGGGAAGACTACATTGCCCGAGCTGGTAGCCCTGGTAAGGTTGTGTGATGTTGTTATAAGTGGTGATACCGGGCCTGTTCATGTTTCGGCTGCGGTGGGAACACCAACCCTGACATTGTTCGGTCCTTCTGATGAGGTTAAGTATAGACCCTACGGAACTGAACACCGGATAATATATAGGGATATTGATTGCCGGCCCTGTGGACAGCAGGAATGTCCTGAAGGGCACCACCGGTGCTTGAGGGAGATCAGTGTTGATGAAGTTTTTGAGGAAATAAAGAAGAGTGGGTGGTTTTAA
- a CDS encoding glycosyltransferase N-terminal domain-containing protein: protein MFIFYLIYNLLLITVLILYLPFLIYNFIKGKYREGFLERLALYQKSFIEMVKLHPVIWIHAASVGETMAAEPLVRELREQYPHVKLIFSTVSSTGRQTARKFYKKEVDAIIYFPIDLGFIIKRAIKLINPRLVIMIETELWPNFIRYADKSGSRIMVASGRISDKGYKNFRYLGPLLRDMLKRVDVFSMQSDLDVQRIVALGAKEDRVYRNGNIKFDKEYSVSPLEVNKLRQEFNLDENQPVMVAGSTHAGEEEKLITVFERVNKELPDFVMIIAPRYIERVEQVEKLFTSKGIKTIRRSELEGYKRREQVILVDTFGELALIYKLASLVFVGGSLIPRGGHNIIEPAAQGKLVLFGPHMFNFKEETKFLLGQEAAVQVGNTDGLGDKVLYYLKNQDSLREKSERARQIITENRGATIRNLKLVSELLQKKSRLNMLIIRLSAIGDVIHALPVAYAVRQSYPEAEITWIVEDKASDLVLDNPYLDRVIIMPRKKWKEVFKADKLKALGQVRSFVKELKKYNFDMALDVHGLFKSAITALWSGARVRYGPGDGREGSKFFYTDKLTPPSTRVHMIDRNLELARGIGARTGEIRYGIVTGEKEVTKVDRLLGQFDGKGKFMVCINPYTTWKSKNWLEERYARLADLLIKRNGCIVIFTGGPGDKEGIERIQALMEEQALNLAGQTNLKELAELYKRTHLFIGGDTGPMHLAAAVGSRVVALMGPTDPVTHGPYGDGHIVIQHQDLDCIKCWKRECPASHSCMKNIRVDEVLSAAERILGVT, encoded by the coding sequence ATGTTTATATTTTACTTAATCTATAATCTGCTCTTAATAACTGTACTCATATTATATCTACCTTTTTTGATCTACAATTTTATAAAAGGTAAATACCGGGAGGGTTTTCTGGAGAGACTGGCTCTCTATCAAAAGTCTTTTATAGAGATGGTTAAGCTACATCCTGTTATCTGGATCCATGCTGCTTCAGTGGGGGAAACTATGGCTGCAGAACCCCTTGTCAGAGAATTGAGGGAACAGTATCCCCACGTTAAGCTTATATTTTCGACAGTTTCCAGTACAGGAAGGCAGACTGCCCGTAAATTTTATAAAAAAGAGGTTGATGCCATAATATATTTTCCGATAGATTTAGGGTTTATTATTAAAAGGGCTATAAAACTGATTAATCCCCGTCTCGTTATTATGATTGAAACCGAGTTATGGCCCAATTTTATACGTTATGCTGATAAATCTGGTTCAAGAATTATGGTCGCCAGTGGCCGTATCAGTGATAAAGGATACAAAAATTTTAGATACCTGGGTCCCCTTTTAAGAGATATGCTGAAAAGGGTAGATGTTTTCAGTATGCAGTCTGACCTTGATGTTCAGCGAATAGTGGCTCTGGGGGCTAAGGAAGACAGGGTATACCGGAATGGCAACATTAAGTTTGATAAAGAATATTCTGTTTCTCCCCTGGAGGTTAATAAACTAAGACAGGAGTTTAACCTTGATGAAAACCAGCCGGTGATGGTAGCTGGAAGTACCCATGCCGGTGAGGAAGAGAAGTTGATAACTGTTTTTGAAAGGGTTAATAAAGAGCTTCCTGACTTTGTCATGATTATTGCCCCCCGTTATATTGAGAGGGTGGAACAGGTAGAAAAGCTATTTACGAGTAAGGGAATTAAAACAATCAGGCGGAGTGAACTGGAGGGTTATAAACGGCGGGAGCAGGTTATTCTGGTTGACACCTTCGGGGAACTGGCCCTGATTTATAAACTGGCTTCTCTGGTTTTTGTGGGTGGAAGTTTAATCCCCAGGGGGGGTCATAACATTATTGAACCGGCTGCCCAGGGAAAGCTGGTTTTATTTGGTCCCCATATGTTTAACTTTAAGGAAGAGACTAAATTTCTCCTGGGACAGGAGGCTGCAGTACAGGTAGGTAATACCGACGGATTGGGAGATAAGGTCCTATATTATTTGAAAAATCAGGACAGCCTCCGGGAAAAAAGTGAGCGGGCCCGGCAGATAATTACGGAAAACCGGGGAGCGACAATCAGAAATTTAAAACTGGTATCGGAACTGTTACAGAAAAAGTCACGACTCAACATGCTTATTATACGCCTCAGTGCTATCGGGGATGTTATTCATGCCCTGCCGGTAGCCTATGCTGTCAGGCAAAGCTATCCTGAGGCTGAAATAACCTGGATAGTTGAGGATAAAGCCAGTGATCTAGTCCTGGACAATCCTTATCTGGACCGGGTTATTATTATGCCCAGAAAGAAATGGAAAGAAGTTTTTAAAGCTGATAAATTAAAAGCCCTGGGGCAAGTAAGGTCTTTTGTTAAGGAGTTAAAAAAATATAATTTTGATATGGCCCTTGATGTTCATGGCCTTTTTAAAAGTGCTATAACCGCTCTATGGAGCGGGGCCAGAGTAAGGTATGGACCTGGCGATGGACGGGAGGGGAGCAAATTTTTTTATACAGACAAATTGACTCCCCCGTCTACTCGCGTTCATATGATTGATAGAAATCTGGAGCTGGCCCGGGGAATCGGCGCCAGGACCGGGGAAATCAGGTATGGGATTGTCACCGGTGAAAAAGAAGTCACTAAAGTCGACAGGCTTTTAGGCCAATTTGATGGTAAGGGTAAGTTCATGGTATGTATCAATCCCTATACCACCTGGAAATCAAAGAACTGGCTTGAGGAAAGGTATGCCCGACTGGCTGACCTCCTTATAAAGAGAAATGGTTGTATCGTTATATTTACCGGTGGTCCCGGTGATAAAGAAGGTATTGAAAGAATACAGGCCTTAATGGAAGAACAGGCCCTGAACCTGGCCGGGCAGACAAATTTAAAGGAACTGGCAGAGCTTTATAAACGGACTCACCTTTTTATCGGTGGAGATACAGGCCCCATGCATCTGGCAGCAGCGGTAGGTAGCAGGGTAGTGGCCCTGATGGGGCCCACTGATCCTGTAACTCATGGTCCTTACGGAGATGGCCATATTGTAATCCAGCACCAGGACCTTGATTGTATTAAATGCTGGAAACGGGAATGCCCGGCCAGTCATAGTTGTATGAAAAATATCAGGGTGGACGAAGTTCTGTCAGCAGCAGAAAGAATTCTGGGGGTGACCTGA
- a CDS encoding lysophospholipid acyltransferase family protein: MKNIILYLVFEGFLLFIRILPGFLRQMVGLFFGKVLYYLPGNRKKVAYNNLKMAFDDLSDDRIKEIIRKVYINLGFMLVEYALTPGLNKDNMTKHIELEGEEHLKKAFDRGKGVIVYGAHFGNWEWMGIAISLMGYPMAAIVQEQNNSYFDRRINQMRQQKGVETIQRGMSVRKAFKALKEGKCLLILGDQDARSRGWRLKFFGKTASTFPGAVQLARRTGALIVPAFMVRKSRGKHRLKFYRPIEIGAEASMEEQKEFLQELNHITESVIKKYPDHWLWLHRRWKTY; this comes from the coding sequence GTGAAGAATATTATACTCTATTTGGTCTTTGAAGGTTTTTTACTATTTATCAGAATATTACCCGGTTTTTTACGCCAGATGGTGGGTCTTTTTTTCGGTAAGGTTCTTTATTATCTACCGGGAAACCGTAAAAAAGTGGCTTATAATAATTTGAAAATGGCTTTCGATGATTTATCAGATGACAGGATAAAGGAAATCATCAGGAAGGTTTATATAAACCTGGGGTTTATGCTGGTCGAATATGCTCTGACCCCGGGACTTAATAAGGATAATATGACTAAACATATTGAGCTGGAAGGGGAAGAGCACCTGAAAAAGGCCTTTGACCGGGGAAAAGGTGTTATTGTCTACGGTGCCCATTTTGGTAACTGGGAATGGATGGGGATTGCCATCTCCCTTATGGGGTATCCCATGGCTGCCATTGTCCAGGAACAGAATAACTCCTATTTTGACAGAAGGATTAACCAGATGAGACAGCAAAAGGGAGTTGAGACCATACAGAGAGGGATGTCGGTCCGGAAGGCCTTTAAGGCCCTGAAAGAGGGTAAATGTCTTCTTATCCTCGGTGACCAGGATGCCAGGAGCCGGGGCTGGAGATTAAAATTTTTCGGGAAAACGGCCTCTACATTTCCCGGGGCTGTACAGCTGGCCAGAAGGACAGGGGCCCTGATTGTTCCTGCCTTTATGGTCCGGAAATCCCGGGGGAAGCACAGATTGAAGTTTTACCGGCCCATTGAAATAGGGGCTGAGGCTTCCATGGAAGAACAGAAAGAGTTTTTACAGGAGTTAAATCATATTACAGAATCGGTTATAAAAAAATATCCCGACCACTGGCTATGGCTACACCGTCGCTGGAAAACTTATTAA